The segment AGGTGAACACATGCTGGTATTCGGGTGGGTAGAGGCTATAGTTACCGCGCTCGTTATTAAGTATTTACAGAAACAGGCTCCGGAGCTTTTGAATGAAGGGAGGGTACAATAATGAAAATAGTAACCAAGTTTTGGATCGCGTTGGCGATACTTATTGTGCTTTCGCCGCTCGGGCTGTTATTGCCGGAACATTTTAAGGCAGGCGCCGCATGGGGCGAGTGGGGAGCCGAAGAGATGAAAGAACTCGTAGGATATGTACCGCAAGGGTTGCAAAAACTGGCCGCTCTCTGGAACGCGCCTATACCCGACTACGCCTTTAAAGGTTGGGAAGAAAAAGGGTTGCCCCATCTCAGCTTAGCCTATATAATATCAGCTGTAGCAGGTATAGGTATTACCGTTATCGTGGTGATGTGTATAGGCAGGATGTTGACCAAAAAAGAGGACTGATGGCAAAAGTAAAGAATGCGGATTTCATAGAGCGCTCTATAATGGGCGCTCTATCTTTCTTGAAGGAAGCGGTTTTCTCCGACGAGTACGCTTCGAAAAATGGGCTTCTGCAGTCTCTCGATCCCAGGATAAAACTCGCGACATTCGCCGTATTTCTTTGTGCGGTACTTTTTACAAAAAGCATCCCGGCAGTATTATCTCTTTACATTGTATCGCTGGCGCTCGCGCGCCTATCCGGTATCGATCTCGGCTTCTTCCTGAAAAGGACGTGGATATTCATACCGCTATTCTCTTTCTTTATCGCGGTGCCGGCCATATTCAGCGTGTTTACGCCTGGGGATGCTATGGCAAATTTTAAAATTATCGGGTTAAATTTTGTGATAACGCGCCAGGGTTTTTTCGGCGCCGTCCTATTTTTAGCCCGGGTTATAACCTCGGTATCGTTCGCGGTACTCCTCAGTATAACCACGAAACATTTCGAACTTCTTAAAAGTTTGCGCACCTTCGGGGTACCGCAGGTTTTTGTCATGATACTGGGTATCTGCTACAGATATATATATCTATTTACGGACGTGGTGCAAAATACCTATCTTGCCATTAGAAGCCGCGTTGGTGCCCGCATGCACCATAAAAAGGGCAGACAGATTGTTGCCTGGAACATGGCTTCGTTGTGGCACAGATCCTACCGCATGAACGAGGAGGTTTATAATTCCATGCTCGCGCGCGGGTATACGGGCGAGCCGGTTACAGTGAGCGATTTTAAAACTAAGACAGCGGACTGGGTATGGTTATTTTTCGTTATCTTTTTATCCGCCGCGGTTCTTTATTGCGGCAGTGCCTGGGAAATAAAAATATGAACGAGAATATATTTGAATTAAAAGACGTGTATTTTTCATACCTCGATAAATATCCCGCCTTAAACGGTATTGATCTTGATATAGTCAAAGGGCAGAGGGTGGCTATCATAGGGGCTAATGGTTGCGGTAAGTCGACGCTTCTGCATATTCTCGACGGACTTTTCTTTCCCCGGCGCGGCACTGTAAAAGCTTTTGGTGGAGACCTGAGCGAGAAAGCGCTCGCCGATGAGCGGTATGGCCGCCATTTCAGGGGGAAGGTTGGGCTTGTTTTTCAAAACCCGGATGTTCAGCTATTTTGTCCGACGGTAAAAGAAGAGATATTTTTCGGTCCGCTTAATTTTGGTTTTAAACATACGCAGATTGAACAGACATTCGATGTAATTACGGAGATATTCGGGATAAAAGAGCTTACCGGCAGAATGCCGCACCAATTAAGCGTGGGTGAGAAACGCAAGGTTGCTATGGCGTCAGTCCTGATATCGGGGCCGGAAGTGCTGCTCCTCGATGAGCCGACCGCAGGCCTTGATCCCAGAAC is part of the Candidatus Omnitrophota bacterium genome and harbors:
- a CDS encoding PDGLE domain-containing protein yields the protein MKIVTKFWIALAILIVLSPLGLLLPEHFKAGAAWGEWGAEEMKELVGYVPQGLQKLAALWNAPIPDYAFKGWEEKGLPHLSLAYIISAVAGIGITVIVVMCIGRMLTKKED
- the cbiQ gene encoding cobalt ECF transporter T component CbiQ yields the protein MAKVKNADFIERSIMGALSFLKEAVFSDEYASKNGLLQSLDPRIKLATFAVFLCAVLFTKSIPAVLSLYIVSLALARLSGIDLGFFLKRTWIFIPLFSFFIAVPAIFSVFTPGDAMANFKIIGLNFVITRQGFFGAVLFLARVITSVSFAVLLSITTKHFELLKSLRTFGVPQVFVMILGICYRYIYLFTDVVQNTYLAIRSRVGARMHHKKGRQIVAWNMASLWHRSYRMNEEVYNSMLARGYTGEPVTVSDFKTKTADWVWLFFVIFLSAAVLYCGSAWEIKI
- a CDS encoding ATP-binding cassette domain-containing protein produces the protein MNENIFELKDVYFSYLDKYPALNGIDLDIVKGQRVAIIGANGCGKSTLLHILDGLFFPRRGTVKAFGGDLSEKALADERYGRHFRGKVGLVFQNPDVQLFCPTVKEEIFFGPLNFGFKHTQIEQTFDVITEIFGIKELTGRMPHQLSVGEKRKVAMASVLISGPEVLLLDEPTAGLDPRTSRDLVDLLNRYHADGKTIVTATHDMHIVGEIADIIYVFGRDKRIIRSGPPEEILADTGFLQEHNLIHTHMHTHSGKTHAHPHQHPLHDHPHA